A genomic stretch from Pirellulales bacterium includes:
- a CDS encoding helix-turn-helix transcriptional regulator, with amino-acid sequence MSEEQRSAAVSKAETMRIGLLLAEIREEQGLTQTVLAERLGVRQPNISQIEAGEEIQLSTLRRLVGAMGGRIAIKLPNREIVLETLEVGK; translated from the coding sequence ATGAGCGAAGAGCAGCGCTCGGCTGCCGTCAGCAAGGCCGAGACGATGCGGATCGGCCTGCTCTTGGCCGAGATTCGCGAAGAGCAGGGCCTGACGCAAACTGTCCTTGCTGAGCGGCTTGGCGTCCGTCAGCCAAACATCTCCCAGATAGAGGCGGGCGAAGAAATCCAACTCTCGACGCTGCGCCGCCTCGTCGGCGCCATGGGCGGCCGCATCGCGATCAAACTCCCCAACCGCGAAATCGTGCTGGAGACGTTGGAGGTCGGGAAGTAG
- a CDS encoding sigma-54-dependent Fis family transcriptional regulator, with translation MSLLFADDEQSLQELMKLELPRLGHRVTVCPDGMTAVAAIEKNAYDCIIVDLDMPGLDGIGVIARCKEMSPETEAVVLTGKSSLETAIAALRHGAFDYLTKPCRLIEIEALLRRVAEKRRLEQKNRALEHQVRRLAGSPLLIGETALMQKVRLLIEKVAPTGSTVLILGETGTGKELVARSLHDQSPRAGEPFVAINCGALPETLIESELFGHRKGAFTGAEENRMGLFEVAHGGTLFLDEIGELPKSMQAKLLRVLESGEIRRVGENKPVTVDVRVVCATHRNLAEMVVADEFREDLMYRINTFEIRLPALRERIEDIPHLARHLLARHRRGAVAHDAIAEDAVKALRGHVWPGNVRELANVIEHATILCDAGPIRAEHLPSRFDSRQLVGAARLKPGVMSLREMEMAAIHDALDRHAGNKPKAAEELGVSLKTLYNKLNAAGEMEKSA, from the coding sequence CTGTCGCTGTTGTTCGCCGACGACGAGCAGTCGCTGCAAGAGCTGATGAAGCTCGAACTGCCGCGGCTCGGCCATCGGGTCACTGTCTGCCCCGACGGCATGACTGCGGTCGCGGCGATTGAAAAGAACGCCTACGACTGCATCATCGTCGACCTCGACATGCCGGGACTCGACGGCATCGGCGTCATCGCCCGCTGCAAGGAGATGTCGCCCGAGACCGAGGCGGTCGTGCTGACCGGCAAGAGCTCGCTGGAGACCGCCATCGCGGCCTTGCGCCACGGGGCGTTCGACTACCTCACCAAGCCCTGTCGGCTGATCGAGATCGAGGCCTTGCTCCGCCGCGTCGCCGAGAAACGCCGGCTCGAGCAAAAGAACCGCGCCCTGGAGCACCAAGTCCGCCGACTCGCGGGCTCGCCCCTGCTGATCGGCGAAACGGCGCTCATGCAGAAAGTGCGGCTCTTGATCGAAAAGGTCGCCCCCACCGGGTCGACCGTGCTCATCCTCGGCGAGACCGGCACCGGCAAGGAACTGGTCGCCCGCAGTCTGCACGACCAGAGCCCCCGCGCCGGCGAGCCGTTCGTCGCGATCAACTGCGGCGCTCTCCCCGAGACCCTGATCGAGAGCGAACTGTTCGGCCACCGCAAAGGCGCCTTCACCGGCGCCGAAGAGAACCGCATGGGGCTGTTCGAGGTCGCCCACGGCGGCACGCTGTTCCTCGACGAAATCGGCGAGCTTCCCAAGTCGATGCAGGCCAAGCTGCTGCGGGTGCTGGAAAGCGGCGAAATCCGCCGCGTCGGCGAGAACAAGCCGGTCACTGTCGACGTCCGCGTGGTCTGCGCCACCCATCGCAATCTGGCCGAGATGGTCGTCGCCGACGAGTTCCGCGAGGACCTGATGTATCGGATCAACACCTTCGAGATCCGGTTGCCTGCGCTGCGCGAGCGGATCGAGGACATCCCTCACCTGGCGCGGCACCTGCTCGCCCGGCATCGCCGCGGGGCGGTCGCCCACGACGCGATCGCCGAGGACGCCGTCAAGGCGCTGCGGGGCCACGTCTGGCCGGGCAACGTCCGCGAGCTGGCGAACGTGATCGAGCACGCGACGATCCTGTGCGACGCCGGCCCGATCCGCGCCGAACACCTCCCCTCGCGATTCGACAGCCGCCAACTGGTCGGCGCCGCACGCCTCAAACCGGGGGTGATGAGCCTTCGCGAGATGGAGATGGCCGCCATCCACGACGCGCTCGACCGCCACGCCGGCAACAAACCCAAAGCGGCCGAAGAACTCGGCGTCAGTCTCAAGACGCTGTACAACAAACTCAATGCCGCGGGGGAGATGGAGAAGTCGGCGTAA
- a CDS encoding HAMP domain-containing histidine kinase, whose amino-acid sequence MLRHWPIRTKLQVGLGLLLVAVLALFGSALFGLHAYRGLLHSVAARSAELPLASDVRQNVSNLRVTLSRAGERLYLPTTFASSSQSTSKSAYDSNNDGVIDAYDYAPLDMQELRYAYVAQLNLLAESLAKYRDQWEENKHEADQGLGDDLGEGKTLAAIEKRIAALRDEDAHGQEWLLDHVQLGRIRGEVDKLAADVAALPSHLHNRFRALAGDMRARYRTAIVVSWFTAVVSLVVLSGAGRVFYKWFAHPLETLVDGSRKVAAGDFHHRIRLATRDEMGELADAMNAMTQRFCEINDSLNEQVREQASQMVRSAQLASVGFLAAGVSHEINNPLASIALCSESLESRLQELLASAGPDRAADVDVARNYLQMIQREAFRCKQITEKLLDFARRGDSQRANVELRELTAGVIEMVDHLGRYRDRRVELLAGPPVVAAVNAQEIKQVILNLVTNALESMDADGTARIEIGSNARQATIAVSDTGCGLSDEVRQHLFEPFFTRRKNGQGTGLGLSITHRIVEDHGGRITAESEGPGRGSRFTVTLPLAAAYKESHHRRQAA is encoded by the coding sequence GTGCTCCGCCACTGGCCCATACGCACGAAGCTGCAGGTCGGGCTCGGCCTGCTGCTGGTCGCCGTGCTCGCGCTGTTCGGCAGTGCGCTGTTCGGACTGCACGCTTATCGCGGGCTGTTGCACTCCGTCGCGGCGCGCAGCGCCGAGTTGCCGCTGGCGAGCGACGTCCGGCAGAACGTCAGCAACCTGCGCGTCACGCTCAGCCGCGCCGGCGAACGGCTCTATCTGCCGACGACATTCGCCTCGTCGTCGCAGTCGACGTCGAAGTCGGCGTACGACTCGAACAACGACGGCGTCATCGACGCCTACGATTATGCCCCGCTGGACATGCAGGAGCTGCGGTACGCGTACGTCGCCCAGCTCAACTTGCTGGCCGAATCGCTGGCCAAGTATCGCGATCAGTGGGAGGAGAACAAGCACGAGGCGGACCAAGGCCTGGGCGACGACCTGGGCGAAGGCAAGACGCTGGCGGCCATCGAGAAGCGAATCGCCGCCCTCCGCGACGAGGACGCCCACGGGCAGGAATGGCTGCTCGACCACGTCCAACTGGGGCGGATTCGCGGCGAGGTCGACAAGCTGGCCGCGGATGTGGCCGCGCTCCCCAGCCATCTCCACAATCGCTTCCGGGCCCTCGCCGGCGACATGCGCGCCCGGTACCGCACGGCCATCGTCGTCTCCTGGTTCACGGCCGTCGTGTCGTTGGTCGTCCTGTCGGGCGCCGGGCGGGTGTTTTACAAGTGGTTCGCCCATCCGCTCGAAACGCTCGTCGACGGTTCGCGCAAGGTCGCGGCGGGCGACTTCCACCACCGCATCCGGCTGGCCACCCGCGACGAAATGGGAGAACTGGCCGACGCAATGAACGCCATGACCCAAAGGTTCTGCGAAATCAACGACAGCCTCAACGAGCAGGTCCGCGAACAGGCAAGCCAGATGGTCCGCAGCGCCCAATTGGCCAGCGTCGGCTTCCTGGCCGCGGGAGTGTCGCACGAAATCAACAATCCGCTGGCGTCGATCGCCCTGTGCAGCGAGTCGCTGGAAAGCCGGCTGCAGGAACTGCTGGCCTCCGCCGGGCCCGACCGGGCCGCCGACGTCGACGTCGCCCGCAACTACCTGCAGATGATCCAACGCGAGGCGTTCCGCTGCAAACAGATCACCGAGAAGCTGCTCGACTTCGCCCGCCGAGGCGATTCGCAGCGGGCGAACGTCGAGCTCCGCGAGCTGACCGCGGGGGTCATCGAAATGGTGGACCACCTGGGCCGCTATCGAGACCGACGCGTCGAATTGCTCGCCGGGCCCCCCGTCGTGGCGGCGGTCAACGCCCAGGAAATCAAGCAAGTCATTCTCAACCTCGTCACCAACGCCCTGGAAAGCATGGACGCCGACGGCACGGCCCGAATCGAAATCGGCAGCAACGCCCGCCAGGCGACCATCGCGGTGTCGGACACGGGCTGCGGACTCTCCGACGAAGTGCGCCAGCATCTGTTCGAGCCGTTCTTCACGCGCCGCAAGAACGGACAGGGGACCGGGTTGGGGTTGTCCATCACCCATCGCATCGTGGAAGACCACGGCGGCCGGATCACGGCGGAGAGCGAGGGCCCCGGTCGCGGGTCGCGGTTCACCGTCACGTTGCCGCTGGCCGCCGCCTACAAGGAGTCGCATCATCGCCGCCAAGCCGCTTAA
- a CDS encoding type II toxin-antitoxin system RelE/ParE family toxin — MWDVEYTDEFEAWWDTLTPSQQSDIDACVDVLMERGPNLGRPYVDSVNGSRHPNMKELRTQSGGDPLRTLFAFNPERTAILLIGGDKTGDDRFYERMIPVADRLYDVHLMELETENQARKKGNG, encoded by the coding sequence TTGTGGGATGTCGAGTACACCGACGAGTTTGAGGCGTGGTGGGACACTCTCACCCCGTCCCAACAGAGCGACATTGACGCCTGCGTCGACGTGCTCATGGAACGGGGCCCGAACCTCGGCCGGCCATACGTCGACTCGGTGAACGGATCGCGGCATCCCAATATGAAAGAATTGCGGACTCAATCGGGGGGCGACCCGTTGCGAACATTGTTCGCCTTCAACCCGGAGCGCACGGCCATCCTGTTAATCGGCGGGGACAAGACGGGGGATGATCGCTTCTACGAACGCATGATCCCCGTCGCCGACCGCCTGTACGACGTGCACTTGATGGAACTGGAGACGGAGAACCAGGCGCGAAAGAAAGGGAACGGATAA